Proteins encoded within one genomic window of Streptomyces sp. NBC_00523:
- a CDS encoding LLM class flavin-dependent oxidoreductase produces MRLSTVILPIHRWAKGRRVWEEAEELGFHAAYSYDHLSWRSFRDGPWFGAIPTLTAAAAVTRSMRLGTLVTSPNFRHPVTLAKELISLDDISAGRITLGIGAGGNGFDATTLLRSGEEPWTPRQRADRFGEFVTLLDALLREPAGKSYEGEFYAATEARNLPGCVQRPRLPFAVAATGPRGLALAARHGQAWVTTGDPKLYEAGSGAQSVEALGRQVDGLGRACAEAGRDVAGLEKVLLTGFTPEFNPGLAAGEGRPFDSVDAFVDFAGRHAELGFTEIVIHAPVPADGPGFDAAVPDEKLFEEIATRGAAQLAG; encoded by the coding sequence ATGCGTCTGAGTACTGTCATTCTGCCGATCCACCGCTGGGCCAAAGGCCGGAGGGTGTGGGAGGAAGCCGAGGAACTCGGCTTCCACGCGGCCTATTCCTACGACCACCTGTCATGGCGGTCGTTCCGGGACGGGCCGTGGTTCGGGGCGATCCCCACGCTGACGGCGGCAGCCGCGGTGACGCGGAGTATGCGATTGGGCACCCTCGTGACGTCACCGAACTTCCGCCACCCGGTCACCCTCGCCAAGGAGCTGATCTCGCTCGACGACATCTCGGCGGGCCGGATCACACTGGGCATCGGTGCGGGCGGCAACGGTTTCGACGCGACGACCCTGCTGCGGAGCGGTGAGGAGCCGTGGACGCCGCGGCAACGCGCCGACCGCTTCGGCGAGTTCGTGACCCTGCTCGACGCCCTGTTGCGCGAGCCGGCCGGAAAGTCGTACGAGGGCGAGTTCTACGCGGCCACCGAGGCGCGGAACCTGCCCGGCTGTGTGCAGCGGCCCCGTCTGCCCTTCGCCGTCGCCGCCACGGGGCCGCGCGGTCTGGCGCTGGCCGCGCGCCACGGTCAGGCGTGGGTGACCACGGGGGACCCGAAGCTCTACGAGGCGGGCAGCGGCGCGCAGTCGGTCGAGGCTCTCGGCCGGCAGGTGGACGGGCTGGGGCGCGCGTGCGCGGAGGCCGGGCGGGATGTGGCCGGGCTGGAGAAGGTGCTGCTCACCGGGTTCACGCCGGAGTTCAACCCGGGCCTCGCCGCGGGTGAGGGCCGGCCCTTCGACTCCGTCGACGCGTTCGTGGACTTCGCGGGCAGGCATGCGGAGCTGGGGTTCACGGAGATCGTCATCCATGCGCCGGTGCCCGCGGACGGGCCGGGGTTCGACGCGGCGGTGCCGGACGAGAAGCTGTTCGAGGAGATCGCGACACGGGGCGCGGCGCAGCTGGCCGGCTGA
- a CDS encoding RNA 2'-phosphotransferase, translating into MDERRTVKVSKYLSKHLRHQPERIGITLDAHGWVPIEELLSAAARHHFPISRAELDHVVASNDKQRFAVDADRIRASQGHTVAVDLGLPPAEPPAYLYHGTVGRTLDAIRAEGLRPMNRTHVHLSPDRETATRVGARRGRPVVLSVDAGAMHRAGHTFWVSANGVWLTDAVPAEFLRLPS; encoded by the coding sequence ATGGATGAAAGACGCACCGTCAAGGTGTCCAAGTACCTCTCCAAGCACCTGCGGCATCAGCCCGAGCGGATCGGGATCACGCTCGACGCCCACGGCTGGGTGCCGATCGAGGAGCTGCTGAGCGCGGCCGCTCGCCATCACTTCCCGATCAGCAGGGCGGAGCTCGACCATGTGGTCGCCTCCAACGACAAGCAGCGTTTCGCCGTGGACGCCGACCGCATCCGGGCGAGCCAGGGCCACACCGTGGCCGTCGACCTGGGGCTCCCGCCGGCCGAACCGCCCGCGTACCTCTACCACGGCACGGTCGGCCGGACCCTGGACGCGATCCGTGCCGAGGGGCTGCGCCCGATGAACCGCACCCATGTGCACCTCTCGCCCGACCGCGAGACCGCCACCCGCGTGGGGGCCCGGCGCGGGCGCCCCGTCGTGCTGTCCGTGGACGCGGGCGCCATGCACCGCGCGGGCCACACCTTCTGGGTCAGCGCCAACGGGGTGTGGCTCACGGATGCCGTGCCCGCCGAGTTCCTGCGCCTGCCGAGCTGA
- a CDS encoding MerR family transcriptional regulator — protein MLVPEYRIEDLAHASGATVRTIRGYQDRGLLPAPERRGRSNVYGPAHLGRLRQISDLLDRGYTLASIKELLDAWDTGRGLGGVLGLVAEVHGPWTDERAGRITLAQLMAKFGGEADERAIGEAIELGVLERIPGNDDEFGVPSPQELAVAVELYAAGVPLSAIAGQLRELRGQVEQIACRFLEFTTEHVFARYLGHRPPTDADADDAASMVRRLRPLAQQTVDVELARAMRMFATQYLADNLAVDVLGEAVPAARNEVSVSLPASTIDAVERLVGSNSVGAFIAAASEREVNKRTLDSLVSPAPRK, from the coding sequence CTGTTGGTACCCGAATACCGGATCGAGGATCTCGCGCACGCAAGTGGTGCCACGGTCCGTACGATTCGCGGCTACCAGGACCGCGGACTGCTGCCCGCCCCGGAGCGGCGGGGCCGGTCCAATGTGTACGGCCCCGCCCACCTCGGCCGCCTCCGGCAGATCTCCGATCTGCTGGACCGGGGCTACACCCTGGCCAGCATCAAGGAGTTGCTGGACGCCTGGGACACGGGGCGCGGACTGGGCGGTGTGCTGGGGCTCGTCGCCGAGGTGCACGGCCCGTGGACGGACGAACGGGCCGGCCGCATCACCCTCGCCCAACTGATGGCGAAATTCGGGGGAGAGGCGGATGAGCGGGCCATCGGCGAGGCGATCGAGCTCGGCGTCCTCGAACGGATTCCGGGAAACGACGACGAGTTCGGCGTGCCGAGCCCCCAGGAACTGGCGGTCGCGGTCGAGTTGTACGCCGCGGGCGTGCCGCTCTCCGCGATTGCGGGGCAGCTGAGGGAACTTCGCGGCCAGGTCGAGCAGATAGCCTGCCGCTTCCTTGAGTTCACGACCGAGCACGTCTTCGCCCGATATCTGGGGCATCGGCCACCGACCGACGCAGACGCGGATGACGCGGCGTCGATGGTGCGGCGGCTGAGACCGCTTGCCCAGCAGACCGTGGACGTCGAACTCGCCCGGGCGATGAGGATGTTCGCCACGCAGTACCTGGCGGACAACTTGGCCGTCGACGTGCTCGGCGAAGCGGTCCCCGCTGCTCGGAACGAGGTGTCCGTGAGTCTGCCCGCCTCGACAATCGACGCGGTCGAGCGCCTGGTTGGGTCGAACAGCGTCGGCGCGTTCATTGCCGCCGCCTCCGAACGGGAGGTGAACAAGAGGACGTTGGACTCCCTTGTCTCACCAGCCCCCAGGAAATGA
- a CDS encoding SDR family oxidoreductase: protein MLDLPGARERRVATGGIELCVVELGDPERPTIVLVHGYPDSKEVWTQVAAQLADAWHVVLYDVRGHGGSTAPKPLRGGFTLEKLTDDFLAVADAVSPDRPVHVVGHDWGSVQSWEFATVSRTEGRIASFTSMSGPSLDHFGHWIKRRVNRPTPRRVGQLLGQGAKSWYVYMLHTPVLPELAWRGPLGKRWPGILERLEKVPPGDYPTSSLPNDAAHGAWLYRDNVRARLSRPRADAYAHVPVQLITPTGDVFLSEQLYDDLESWVPQLTRRSLPAKHWVPRTRPDQLASWIGEFVTATESSRATGAPVEARASGPYAEWFGGRLVLVTGAAGGIGRATALAFAEAGARVVAVDRDAEGAERTAEAARLAGAPEAWAEAVDVSDEQAMEKLAARVAAEYGVVDVLVNNAGIGLSGPFLETTSEDWRNVLDVNLWGVIHGCRLFGRQMAERGQGGHIVNTASAAAFQPSRALPAYSTSKAAVLMLSECLRAELAEKSIGVSAICPGIVNTGITTTARFVGTDAAEEQRLRRRAGKLYGARNYPPEKVAQAVLRAVVRNQAVVPVTPESHAVRFLSRVGPGVLRGVARLKPPL from the coding sequence CTGCTTGATCTGCCGGGCGCCCGCGAGCGCCGGGTGGCCACGGGCGGCATCGAGCTGTGCGTGGTCGAGCTGGGAGACCCGGAGCGGCCGACGATCGTGCTGGTGCACGGCTATCCGGACAGCAAGGAGGTCTGGACACAGGTCGCCGCCCAACTGGCCGACGCGTGGCACGTCGTGCTGTACGACGTGCGCGGGCACGGCGGCTCGACGGCGCCGAAGCCCCTGCGCGGCGGTTTCACGCTGGAGAAGCTGACCGACGACTTCCTGGCCGTGGCCGACGCGGTGAGCCCGGACCGTCCTGTGCACGTGGTGGGGCACGACTGGGGTTCGGTCCAGTCCTGGGAGTTCGCCACGGTCAGCCGCACGGAGGGCCGGATCGCGTCCTTCACCTCGATGTCCGGCCCTTCCCTGGATCATTTCGGGCACTGGATCAAGCGCCGGGTGAACCGGCCCACCCCGCGCCGGGTCGGCCAGCTCCTCGGGCAGGGCGCCAAGTCCTGGTACGTGTACATGCTGCACACCCCGGTCCTGCCGGAGCTGGCTTGGCGCGGGCCGCTCGGCAAGCGGTGGCCGGGCATTCTGGAGCGGCTGGAGAAGGTGCCCCCGGGCGACTACCCGACGTCCTCCCTGCCCAATGACGCGGCGCACGGGGCCTGGCTCTACCGGGACAACGTCCGTGCCCGGCTGAGCAGGCCGCGTGCCGACGCGTACGCGCACGTGCCGGTGCAGCTGATCACGCCGACCGGGGACGTCTTCCTCTCGGAGCAGCTCTACGACGATCTTGAGTCCTGGGTTCCGCAGTTGACCCGTCGCTCGCTTCCGGCCAAGCACTGGGTGCCGCGCACCCGGCCGGACCAGCTGGCCTCGTGGATCGGGGAGTTCGTGACGGCCACCGAGTCGTCCCGGGCGACCGGCGCTCCGGTGGAGGCCCGTGCGAGTGGGCCGTACGCGGAGTGGTTCGGCGGCCGGCTCGTGCTGGTGACGGGGGCGGCGGGCGGGATAGGGCGCGCCACGGCGCTGGCCTTCGCGGAGGCGGGTGCCCGGGTGGTGGCCGTCGACCGGGATGCCGAAGGGGCCGAGCGCACTGCGGAGGCCGCCCGGCTGGCCGGGGCTCCGGAAGCCTGGGCCGAGGCGGTGGACGTGAGCGACGAGCAGGCCATGGAGAAGCTTGCCGCCCGGGTGGCCGCCGAGTACGGCGTGGTCGATGTGCTGGTCAACAACGCGGGTATCGGGCTGTCGGGCCCGTTCCTGGAGACGACGTCCGAGGACTGGCGGAACGTCCTCGATGTGAACCTGTGGGGGGTCATCCACGGCTGCCGGCTCTTCGGGCGGCAGATGGCGGAGCGCGGTCAGGGCGGCCATATCGTCAACACCGCTTCCGCGGCGGCCTTCCAGCCGTCCCGCGCACTTCCCGCGTACAGCACGTCGAAGGCCGCCGTGCTGATGCTCAGCGAGTGCCTGCGCGCCGAGCTCGCCGAGAAGTCGATCGGGGTCAGCGCGATCTGCCCCGGGATCGTCAACACCGGCATCACGACCACGGCGCGGTTCGTCGGTACGGACGCGGCGGAGGAGCAGCGCCTGCGGAGGCGCGCCGGCAAGCTCTACGGCGCGCGCAACTACCCGCCGGAGAAGGTCGCGCAGGCGGTCCTCCGTGCGGTCGTGCGCAATCAGGCCGTCGTCCCGGTGACGCCGGAGTCCCACGCCGTACGCTTCCTGTCCCGCGTCGGTCCTGGTGTGCTGCGAGGTGTCGCCCGGCTGAAGCCGCCGCTGTGA
- a CDS encoding ABC transporter ATP-binding protein — translation MTALDRLTLDIGPGVTGLVGANGAGKSTLIKILLGLSPATEGRAAVLGLDVSTSGPAIRERVGYMPEHDCLPPDVSATEFVVHMARMSGLPPTAARERTADTLRHVGLYEERYRPIGGYSTGMKQRVKLAQALVHDPQLVLLDEPTNGLDPVGRDEMLGLIRRIYSDFGISVLVTSHLLGELERTCDHVVVVDGGKLLRSSSTSDFTQTTTTLAVEVTDSDTHPDGTGALRLSLTEAGVTLVGLDGLDTQGLPGAGHILLVEATGEETYDLVRDSVAGLGLGLVRMEQRRHHIAEVFRSDEATPAAVPVGAVLQKGSGRDEH, via the coding sequence GTGACCGCACTTGACCGGCTCACCCTGGACATCGGCCCGGGTGTGACCGGGCTGGTGGGCGCCAACGGGGCCGGCAAGTCCACGCTGATCAAGATCCTGCTGGGGCTGTCCCCCGCGACCGAGGGCAGGGCCGCCGTGCTCGGGCTCGACGTCTCGACCAGCGGTCCCGCCATCCGCGAGCGGGTCGGCTACATGCCGGAGCACGACTGCCTGCCGCCCGACGTCTCGGCCACCGAGTTCGTCGTCCACATGGCGCGCATGTCCGGCCTGCCGCCGACCGCCGCCCGAGAACGCACGGCGGACACCCTGCGCCATGTCGGCCTGTACGAGGAGCGCTACCGCCCCATCGGCGGCTACTCGACGGGCATGAAGCAGCGCGTGAAGCTGGCCCAGGCGCTGGTGCACGACCCCCAGCTGGTCCTGCTCGACGAGCCGACCAACGGGCTCGATCCGGTCGGCCGCGACGAGATGCTCGGCCTGATCCGCCGGATCTACAGCGACTTCGGCATCTCGGTCCTGGTCACCTCGCACCTGCTCGGCGAGCTGGAACGCACCTGCGACCACGTCGTCGTCGTCGACGGCGGAAAGCTGCTGCGCTCCAGCTCCACCAGCGACTTCACCCAGACCACGACGACCCTCGCGGTCGAGGTCACCGACAGCGACACCCACCCGGACGGAACGGGCGCCCTGCGCCTTTCCCTCACCGAGGCGGGCGTCACACTCGTCGGTCTCGACGGACTGGACACCCAGGGGCTGCCCGGTGCCGGGCACATCCTGCTGGTCGAGGCGACGGGCGAGGAGACGTACGACCTCGTACGCGACAGCGTCGCGGGGCTCGGACTCGGCCTCGTACGCATGGAACAGCGCCGGCACCACATCGCCGAGGTGTTCCGCAGCGACGAGGCGACGCCCGCGGCCGTGCCGGTCGGAGCCGTACTGCAGAAGGGGAGCGGACGCGATGAGCACTGA
- a CDS encoding ABC transporter permease, which translates to MSTETGAATGNETSRIHNIGYRAYDGPRLGRAYARRSLYSQTLRGSFGLGRSAKSKVLPMLLFGVMCMVAAIIVAVAIAAPGTTKLPIKYTSFAIYLQPVISLFIAAQAPQAVSRDLRFKTVPLYFSRPIEHGDYVLAKFAAMASAVFVLTGAPVVILYIGALLGKFDFGDQTTWFAQGMVSVLLLSVLFAGLGLVMAALTPRRGFGVAAVIALLMITYGAVSTVQGIAWSTGSEGAVPWLGLFSPLTLVDGVQTAFLGATSAFPGGNGPGAGAGVVYLLVVLALVAGSYAVLMRRYRKVGL; encoded by the coding sequence ATGAGCACTGAGACCGGCGCCGCGACCGGGAACGAGACCTCCCGGATCCACAACATCGGCTACCGCGCCTACGACGGCCCGCGGCTCGGGCGCGCGTACGCCCGCCGCTCGCTCTACTCGCAGACCCTGCGCGGCTCCTTCGGGCTCGGCCGGTCGGCCAAGTCCAAAGTGCTGCCCATGCTGCTGTTCGGCGTGATGTGCATGGTGGCGGCGATCATCGTGGCCGTCGCCATCGCCGCCCCGGGGACGACGAAACTCCCCATCAAGTACACGTCGTTCGCGATCTACCTGCAGCCCGTCATCAGCCTGTTCATCGCCGCGCAGGCGCCGCAGGCGGTCTCCAGGGACCTGCGGTTCAAGACCGTGCCGCTGTACTTCTCGCGGCCGATCGAGCACGGGGACTACGTCCTCGCCAAGTTCGCCGCCATGGCCTCCGCGGTCTTCGTGCTCACCGGGGCGCCGGTCGTGATCCTCTACATCGGCGCGCTGCTGGGGAAGTTCGACTTCGGCGACCAGACCACGTGGTTCGCCCAGGGGATGGTTTCCGTGCTGCTGCTCTCCGTGCTGTTCGCCGGACTCGGCCTGGTGATGGCCGCGCTGACCCCGCGCCGCGGCTTCGGTGTGGCGGCCGTCATCGCGCTGCTGATGATCACGTACGGGGCGGTCTCGACCGTCCAGGGCATCGCCTGGTCCACGGGTTCGGAAGGCGCGGTGCCGTGGCTGGGGCTGTTCTCCCCGCTCACGCTGGTCGACGGAGTGCAGACCGCGTTCCTCGGCGCGACCTCGGCCTTCCCCGGCGGGAACGGCCCGGGCGCCGGTGCCGGAGTCGTCTACCTGCTCGTTGTCCTCGCGCTCGTCGCCGGCTCGTACGCCGTACTGATGCGCCGCTACCGGAAGGTCGGGCTGTGA
- a CDS encoding ABC transporter ATP-binding protein, which yields MTTIEIDHTSRWFGNVVAVNDVSMTVGPGVTGLLGPNGAGKSTLINMMAGFLAPSTGTVTLDGKAIWRNEAVYREIGIVPEREAMYDFLTGREFVVANAELHGLGAAEAATALATVEMEYAQDRKIATYSKGMRQRVKMASALVHNPSVLLLDEPFNGMDPRQRMQLMDLLRRMGAEGRTVLFSSHILEEVEQLASHIEVVVAGRHAASGDFRRIRRLMTDRPHRYLVRSSDDRALAAALIADPSTAGIEVDLSENALRIQAIDFARFTTLLPKVAREQGIRLLTVSPSDESLESVFSYLVAA from the coding sequence GTGACCACGATCGAGATCGACCACACCTCCCGCTGGTTCGGCAACGTGGTCGCCGTCAACGACGTCAGCATGACCGTGGGCCCCGGTGTCACCGGCCTGCTGGGCCCCAACGGCGCCGGCAAGTCGACGCTGATCAACATGATGGCCGGGTTCCTCGCTCCGTCCACGGGCACGGTGACGCTGGACGGGAAGGCGATCTGGCGCAACGAGGCCGTGTACCGGGAGATCGGTATCGTCCCGGAGCGCGAGGCGATGTACGACTTCCTGACCGGCCGCGAGTTCGTGGTGGCCAACGCCGAACTGCACGGACTGGGCGCCGCCGAGGCGGCCACGGCTCTGGCCACGGTCGAGATGGAGTACGCGCAGGACCGCAAGATCGCGACGTACAGCAAGGGCATGCGCCAGCGCGTGAAGATGGCGTCCGCGCTCGTCCACAACCCGTCCGTGCTGCTGCTGGACGAGCCGTTCAACGGGATGGACCCGCGCCAGCGGATGCAGCTGATGGACCTGCTGCGGCGGATGGGCGCGGAGGGCCGGACGGTCCTCTTCTCCTCGCACATCCTCGAAGAGGTCGAGCAGCTCGCCTCGCACATCGAGGTCGTCGTCGCGGGCCGGCACGCGGCCTCCGGTGACTTCCGCCGCATCCGCCGGCTGATGACGGACCGCCCGCACCGCTATCTCGTACGGTCCAGCGACGACCGGGCTTTGGCCGCCGCGCTCATCGCCGACCCGTCGACTGCGGGGATCGAAGTGGACCTGAGCGAGAACGCTTTGCGTATCCAGGCGATCGACTTTGCCCGGTTCACCACGCTGTTGCCCAAGGTCGCACGCGAGCAGGGCATTCGTCTGCTGACCGTTTCACCGTCCGACGAGTCCCTCGAATCGGTCTTTTCCTATCTCGTAGCGGCCTGA
- a CDS encoding ABC transporter permease — MYDPTVARLTYRALLGRRRAAILFVLPALLIVIAVAVRMFAGADDQVASDVLGGFAIATMVPLIGVIAGTGAIGPEIDDGSIVYLLSKPVSRPTIIFTKLIVAIAVTMVFSAVPTMIAGLILNGNGQQIAVAYTIAALVASIAYSALFLLLGTVSRHAVVLGLVYALVWEALFGSLVPGARTLSVQQWSLALAEKTGGNGAITSDVGLPLATVLLAVVTVAATWYAGQKLRTLKLAGEE, encoded by the coding sequence ATGTACGACCCCACAGTCGCCCGGCTCACCTACCGGGCGCTGCTCGGCCGGCGCCGGGCCGCCATCCTCTTCGTCCTGCCCGCACTGCTCATCGTCATCGCGGTGGCGGTACGGATGTTCGCGGGGGCCGACGACCAGGTGGCCTCGGACGTCCTGGGCGGATTCGCCATCGCCACCATGGTGCCGCTGATCGGCGTGATCGCCGGCACGGGCGCCATCGGGCCGGAGATCGATGACGGCTCGATCGTCTATCTGCTGTCCAAGCCGGTGAGCCGGCCGACGATCATCTTCACCAAGCTGATCGTCGCGATCGCGGTGACCATGGTCTTCTCGGCGGTGCCGACGATGATCGCGGGCCTGATCCTCAACGGCAACGGCCAGCAGATCGCGGTGGCGTACACCATCGCCGCCCTGGTTGCCTCGATCGCCTACAGCGCGCTGTTCCTGCTGCTGGGCACGGTCAGTCGGCACGCGGTGGTGCTGGGCCTCGTCTACGCGCTGGTGTGGGAGGCGCTGTTCGGCAGCCTGGTGCCGGGCGCGCGCACGCTCAGCGTGCAGCAGTGGTCGCTCGCGCTGGCGGAGAAGACCGGCGGCAACGGTGCGATCACCTCGGACGTCGGTCTGCCGCTCGCCACGGTCCTGCTGGCCGTGGTCACCGTCGCGGCGACCTGGTACGCGGGGCAGAAGCTGCGCACGCTGAAGCTGGCCGGCGAGGAGTGA
- a CDS encoding HAD family hydrolase, producing MTFPYKLVATDLDGTLLRDDETVSARTREALKAAAGAGAAHIVVTGRAVPWTRHILDDLGYEGLAVCAQGAQVYHAGERRLLTSLTLDRQLAGLALSKVEAEVGPLALAASRDGLDGEVLVGPGYRVQEGPRPAVFVQDPAEMWAAPLNKVYIQHPDLDDDALAKAARAAVGNLVDVVMAGPGVVEILPLGLSKATGLSLAARRLGVKAADTIAFGDMPNDIPMFAWARHGVAMANAHADLKAVAQETTTSNDDDGIAVVLERLLRES from the coding sequence GTGACCTTCCCCTACAAGCTCGTCGCCACCGACCTCGACGGCACCCTGCTGCGCGACGACGAAACGGTCTCCGCACGAACGCGCGAGGCGCTGAAGGCCGCCGCCGGTGCCGGCGCGGCGCACATCGTCGTCACCGGCCGCGCCGTCCCATGGACCCGGCACATCCTGGACGACCTCGGCTACGAGGGCCTGGCCGTCTGCGCGCAGGGCGCCCAGGTCTACCACGCGGGTGAGCGCAGGCTGCTCACGTCGCTCACCCTGGACCGGCAGCTCGCCGGGCTCGCCCTCTCCAAGGTCGAGGCCGAGGTCGGTCCGCTGGCGCTGGCCGCGAGCCGCGACGGGCTCGACGGCGAGGTGCTGGTCGGGCCGGGCTACCGCGTCCAGGAAGGACCGCGTCCGGCCGTCTTCGTCCAGGACCCGGCCGAGATGTGGGCCGCTCCGCTGAACAAGGTGTACATACAGCACCCGGATCTGGACGACGACGCACTGGCGAAGGCCGCGCGGGCGGCGGTCGGCAATCTGGTGGACGTGGTCATGGCGGGCCCCGGGGTCGTGGAGATCCTGCCGCTGGGACTGAGCAAGGCCACCGGCCTCTCGCTCGCCGCGCGCCGGCTGGGCGTGAAGGCCGCGGACACGATCGCCTTCGGCGACATGCCCAACGACATCCCCATGTTCGCCTGGGCCCGGCACGGCGTGGCCATGGCCAACGCCCACGCCGATCTGAAGGCCGTCGCCCAGGAGACCACCACGTCGAACGACGACGACGGGATCGCCGTGGTGCTGGAGCGGTTGCTGCGGGAGTCGTAG
- the serS gene encoding serine--tRNA ligase translates to MIDLRLIREDPDRVRASQRNRGEDVALVDALLSADERRRSSGAAFDELRSEQKSLGKLIPKASPEERAALLTRAEQLKADVKAADAAQDEADAETRNLLLRLGNIVHPDVPVGGEEDFVVLETHGTIRDFGAEGFQPKDHLELGEALGAIDMERGAKVSGSRFYYLTGVGALLELALVNAAIAQATEAGFTPMLTPTLVRPRAMEGTGFLGQAAEDVYHLDKDDQYLVGTSEVPLAAYHMDEIIDAEKLPLRYAGYSSCYRREAGTYGKDTRGIFRVHQFTKVEMFSYVDPADAESEHLRLLDWEKQWLTGLELPFQVIDVASGDLGASATRKYDCEAWIPTQGKYRELTSASNCCEFQARRLSVRMRDNRDGKKTMRPLATLNGTLCAVPRTIVAILENHQLADGSVRVPEVLRPYLGGREILEPVVK, encoded by the coding sequence GTGATTGACCTTCGCCTGATTCGTGAGGACCCCGACCGTGTTCGCGCCTCCCAGCGCAACCGGGGAGAGGACGTCGCACTCGTCGATGCCCTGCTCTCCGCCGACGAACGGCGCAGGTCGTCCGGGGCCGCTTTCGACGAACTCCGTTCCGAGCAGAAATCGCTCGGCAAACTCATCCCCAAGGCCTCTCCCGAGGAGCGCGCCGCACTCCTGACCCGCGCCGAGCAGCTCAAGGCCGACGTCAAGGCGGCCGACGCCGCCCAGGACGAGGCCGACGCGGAGACCAGGAACCTGCTGCTGCGGCTCGGCAACATCGTCCACCCGGACGTGCCGGTCGGCGGCGAGGAGGACTTCGTCGTCCTGGAGACGCACGGAACGATCCGCGACTTCGGCGCCGAGGGATTCCAGCCCAAGGACCACCTCGAGCTCGGCGAGGCCCTGGGCGCGATCGACATGGAGCGCGGCGCCAAGGTCTCCGGCTCCCGCTTCTACTACCTGACGGGCGTCGGCGCGCTGCTGGAGCTCGCCCTCGTCAACGCGGCGATCGCCCAGGCCACCGAGGCCGGCTTCACCCCGATGCTGACCCCGACCCTGGTCCGCCCCCGCGCCATGGAGGGCACCGGCTTCCTCGGCCAGGCCGCGGAGGACGTCTACCACCTGGACAAGGACGACCAGTACCTGGTCGGCACCTCCGAGGTACCGCTCGCCGCGTACCACATGGACGAGATCATCGACGCGGAGAAGCTGCCGCTGCGCTACGCCGGCTACTCCTCCTGCTACCGCCGCGAGGCGGGGACGTACGGCAAGGACACCCGCGGCATCTTCCGGGTGCACCAGTTCACCAAGGTCGAGATGTTCTCGTACGTCGACCCGGCGGACGCGGAGTCCGAGCACCTGCGGCTGCTGGACTGGGAGAAGCAGTGGCTCACCGGCCTCGAACTGCCCTTCCAGGTCATCGACGTCGCCAGCGGCGACCTGGGGGCCTCGGCCACCAGGAAGTACGACTGCGAGGCGTGGATCCCGACGCAGGGCAAGTACCGCGAGCTGACCTCGGCGTCCAACTGCTGCGAATTCCAGGCGCGCAGGCTCTCGGTCCGGATGCGGGACAACCGCGACGGCAAGAAGACCATGCGGCCCCTGGCCACGCTGAACGGCACGCTTTGCGCCGTCCCGCGCACCATCGTGGCGATCCTGGAGAACCACCAGCTGGCCGACGGTTCGGTGCGGGTACCCGAGGTACTCCGCCCCTACCTGGGCGGGCGCGAGATTCTGGAGCCGGTCGTCAAGTGA
- the pheA gene encoding prephenate dehydratase, with protein MSATRYAYLGPEGTFTEVALRTLPEAATRELVPMVSVPAALDAVRNGTAAAALVPIENSVEGGITTTLDQLTSGEPLMIYREVLLSITFALLVRPGTKLSDIKTVTAHPAAQPQVRNWMAAHLPQAVWESAASNADGARLVQEGRYDAAFAGEFAAERYGLEPLVTEIHDAENAQTRFVLVGRPARPSAPTGADKTSVVIWLGDDHPGALLELLQEFAVRGVNLMLIQSRPTGAGIGNYCFAVDAEGHISDRRVGEALMGLKRICPNVRFLGSYPRAGVTPENVRPLRAGTSDAEFTEASDWLARNQDGRA; from the coding sequence ATGTCCGCCACGCGCTACGCCTATCTCGGCCCCGAAGGCACCTTCACCGAGGTCGCCCTCCGTACGCTCCCGGAAGCAGCCACCCGCGAGCTCGTCCCGATGGTCTCGGTGCCGGCGGCTCTGGACGCGGTGCGCAACGGAACGGCCGCCGCGGCACTCGTACCGATCGAGAACTCCGTCGAGGGCGGCATCACCACCACCCTCGACCAGCTCACCAGCGGAGAGCCGCTGATGATCTACCGCGAGGTGCTCCTCTCCATCACCTTCGCGCTGCTCGTACGGCCCGGCACCAAGCTGTCCGACATCAAGACGGTCACCGCTCACCCGGCCGCGCAGCCGCAGGTGCGCAACTGGATGGCCGCCCATCTCCCGCAGGCGGTATGGGAGTCGGCGGCATCCAATGCGGACGGTGCGCGGCTCGTGCAGGAGGGCCGCTACGACGCCGCCTTCGCGGGGGAGTTCGCGGCGGAGCGGTACGGACTCGAACCGCTGGTGACCGAGATCCACGACGCGGAGAACGCGCAGACCCGCTTCGTACTCGTGGGCCGTCCGGCCCGGCCCTCCGCGCCGACCGGTGCGGACAAGACCTCCGTGGTCATCTGGCTGGGCGACGACCATCCCGGCGCCCTGCTCGAACTGCTCCAGGAGTTCGCGGTGCGCGGGGTGAACCTGATGCTGATCCAGTCGCGGCCGACCGGGGCCGGCATCGGCAACTACTGCTTCGCGGTGGACGCGGAGGGCCACATCTCCGACCGCCGGGTCGGCGAGGCGCTGATGGGGCTCAAGCGCATCTGCCCGAATGTGCGCTTCCTCGGCTCCTATCCGCGGGCCGGTGTGACTCCGGAGAACGTACGCCCGCTGCGCGCGGGCACCTCCGACGCGGAGTTCACCGAGGCGTCCGACTGGCTGGCACGCAACCAGGATGGGCGGGCCTGA